A single genomic interval of Trichosurus vulpecula isolate mTriVul1 chromosome 6, mTriVul1.pri, whole genome shotgun sequence harbors:
- the IL21 gene encoding interleukin-21 — MERIVIYCLVIIFSGTVAPKHSSPLRRQTRMVQLLQIVEQLKTCVNDTDPALLPTPENVEKHCEESAIKCFQEAPLTPSNNEEKKMRFGILIKQLRRKLPWREAKKTKPKCPSCDSFKEKPPQEFLDSLRSLLQKMIAYDQPPHHHHCRGHCT, encoded by the exons ATGGAGAGGATAGTCATCTACTGCCTGGTCATCATCTTCTCTGGGACAGTGGCCCCTAAACACAGCTCCCCACTCCGCCGCCAGACCAGGATGGTCCAACTTCTACAAATTGTCGAACAGCTGAAAACGTGTGTGAATGACACG GATCCTGCACTTCTGCCTACCCCCGAAAATGTTGAG aaacacTGTGAGGAATCAGCTATCAAATGTTTCCAAGAGGCCCCATTAACACCTTCcaataatgaagaaaagaaaatgagatttggtATTTTAATTAAACAACTCAGAAGGAAATTGCCTTGGAGAGAAGCCAAAAAGACCAAGCCA AAATGCCCTTCATGTGATTCCTTTAAGGAGAAGCCACCCCAAGAATTCCTCGACAGCCTGAGATCACTTCTTCAAAAG ATGATTGCTTACGATCAGCCTCCGCATCATCACCATTGCCGTGGCCACTGCACCTAA